The Pan troglodytes isolate AG18354 chromosome 1, NHGRI_mPanTro3-v2.0_pri, whole genome shotgun sequence genome includes a region encoding these proteins:
- the DHRS3 gene encoding short-chain dehydrogenase/reductase 3 isoform X2 codes for MGTECHYFICDVGNREEVYQTAKAVREKVGDITILVNNAAVVHGKSLMDSDDDALLKSQHINTLGQFWTTKAFLPRMLELQNGHIVCLNSVLALSAIPGAIDYCTSKASAFAFMESLTLGLLDCPGVSATTVLPFHTSTEMFQGMRVRFPNLFPPLKPETVARRTVEAVQLNQALLLLPWTMHALVILKSILPQAALEEIHKFSGTYTCMNTFKGRT; via the exons ATGGGCACTGAGTGCCATTACTTCATCTGTGATGTGGGCAACCGGGAGGAGGTGTACCAGACGGCCAAGGCTGTCCGGGAGAAG GTGGGTGACATCACCATCCTGGTGAACAATGCCGCCGTGGTCCATGGGAAGAGCCTAATGGACAGTGACGATGATGCCCTCCTCAAGTCCCAACACATCAACACCCTGGGCCAGTTCTGG ACCACCAAGGCCTTCCTGCCGCGTATGCTGGAGCTGCAGAATGGCCACATCGTGTGCCTCAACTCCGTGCTGGCACTGTCTGCCATCCCCGGTGCCATCGACTACTGCACATCCAAAGCGTCAGCCTTCGCCTTCATGGAGAGCCTGACCCTGGGGCTGCTGGACTGTCCGGGAGTCAGCGCCACCACAGTGCTGCCCTTCCACACCAGCACCGAGATGTTCCAGGGCATGAGAGTCAG GTTTCCCAACCTCTTTCCCCCACTGAAGCCGGAGACGGTGGCCCGGAGGACAGTGGAAGCTGTGCAGCTCAACcaggccctcctcctcctcccatggACAATGCATGCCCTCGTTATCTTGAAAAG CATACTTCCACAGGCTGCACTCGAGGAGATCCACAAATTCTCAGGAACCTACACCTGCATGAACACTTTCAAAGGGCGGACATAG